The Colias croceus chromosome 2, ilColCroc2.1 region CTATACCTAAGTTATAGGAAATTGTTacatagttaatattatttaggacAGTCTATATTTTAGCTAatatatcattatttatttgaaacggacttaaaaaaattgatgaaagTCGACAATgccaaattaaaataagtcaatcaaatatttaaaatctctTTCCTCCAATAAGCTTACCTCTTGGAGCATTTCTCGCAAGTATACGGTCTTTCCGAGGAGTGAGATATCAGGTGTGACGTCAGCTGCTTGCGCCGCTGGAACTGGCGGCCGCACGTGTTGCAAACGTACTGTCTTTGCTCAGAGTGGATGGTGGTGTGTTCCACTAGCTTCGATTTCTTTGGGAACTCTGAAATTGGTGatgaagagaaaataatttttgtatattattatcaatttattactttatttcaaGAATAAACATTACACACCTAactatgaattttattaagaactagctgtgccctgcagTTTTACCCACAGGCTAGATAGCCTATATATCGAAGAAGTATTAgataacactgaaataatttttcataacggaccagtagttcctgagattagcgcgttcaaacaaacaaactcttcagctatataatattagtataaatttgATTTCCTACATTATTAGTCTATAGAActcatatacataatatatagataatatttacatcaagacaacttttttttcttttacttacttttattacatattttacactCAAAATTACGTCCGGAACATTCATTTTCCATGTGCTTGTTAAACCAAGCTATAGATATAAAAGTTTTCTTACATTCCGGACATGTGTTCTTTGTTTCCGACTTAATATCACTTTCAATGAATTCTAATTCatttgtacttatttctttttctacaccttctattttatattcattagtATCTATTTCATTGCAACTTTCAATTATTGATAAAGAATCTTGCACtctattttcatgtaataagATTTCGTTTTGTATATCCTTGGTTTTATTTGGTATAACAATTACACTAGCTGACTGTCTTAATGATATATTTCTCAGAGTTATATTTACATGTTGAGCTCTTTTTATGAAACTGTATGAAGACTGTATGCTGAGTTCACAATCATGGCAGAATTGTTTTGGTAATATGTCATCTTCAGTAATCTggaaattaaactttattttaattattcaattttagtttttactacCTAACATTTACTACTACTTACAACTACCTTTACTAGAATAGTTATCCTGAATAGccattaattgtaatattttattgattgataGTATTCAAATGTTTTTCTAAGTAAAACATATTCACTTAAGTAGCATGTTCatgtttaatgaaataaaaatataaaaataatatagttaaaatGAAATACCAACTTTCTAGTCCTGGCCTCaaagttaaacaaaaaaacgaaaagatagtatattcaattcataaaaactactatATCTTGagaatttatgtaaaaattaccgttatatttgtacaataacaaaacataTCCAATGTATTTTTGTCCGTGTTTACGTCCTCTGAAACTTCGACTTCTTTCATACAGCCGCGACACAAATTTGAAGTttccataatataaataaattacttttttattaataataattatttattttattactatttagtgaaataataagataaaagtaaaattaaatataaaattctagctcaattttaatttttaataacatgtCAAATTGTCATATAGAATTTGACATTGACAAAACAATAAACGAATTGCGTTTCATTTTACGAAAGgagaaaattaatatcaagataataattaaaacactaaaattatccaaaatatttattcatgacAATTATACAACATTGCAGGTGATAaagtttcattatttaaattattaatattacagtGTGATTACAGTAaagtaattaagtaataacaaaatacGTTCTATGGTTATAGTCTAAGATCCCACCGCAGGATCAGtgcgttcatcggttttttgctgaaaactgaatttttatgtatatttataattaggagaatatatatcgactaggttgccagtcaaaatttggccgcatgcatgtttaattaaaatttttctaatcgatttttgggaaaaaaattcgttcacttgtttttggaataaaatgtagtctacatcacgtcaaatgatataaaaattctaaaaaatcacggttgccgcttttcacctggccgcaacatcttggcagcctggtgcaaacaggtatgatttcaattcatttttacgttcataacgcacatttatgaatcatatatcaaattaaagctaatttttttctatttattatcatatatggttgcctaattaaatcccgccgcaaataagggttgctggcttttaaaaattataaatataggaTTAGTGCGGTCATcgttttttgctgaaaaccgaatttttatgtatatttataattaggagaatatatatcgactaggttgccagtcaaaatttggccgcaagcatgtttaattaaaatttttctaatcggtttttgggaaaaaaattcgttcacttgttttttgaataaaatgtagtctacatcacgtcaaatgatataaaaattctaaaaaaaaacggttgccgcttttcacctggccgcaacatcttggcagcctggtgcaaacaggtatgatttcgattcatttttacgttcataacgcacatttatgaatcatatatcaaattaaagctaatttttttctatttattatcatatatggttgcctaattaaatccggccgcaaataagggttgccggctgttaaagaTGTTGAATATTAAGGGTTGAGtgtaaacatgcttgcggccaaattttgacgtgcaacctagtcgatatatattctcctaattataaatacatatagttacataaaaattcggttttcagcaaaaaaaccgatgaacgcactaatcctatatttataatttttataagtcagcaacccttatttgcggccggatttaattaggcaaccatatatgataataaatagaaaaaaattagctttaatttgatatatgattcataaatgtgcgttatgaacgtaaaaataaatcgaaatcatacctgtttgcaccaggctgccaagatgttgcggccagatgaaaagcggcaaccgtgattttttagaatttttatatcatttgacgtgatgtagactacattttattcaaaaaacaagtgaacgaatttttttcccaaaaatcgattagaaaaattttaattaaacatgcttgcggccaaattttgactggcaacctagtcgatatatattctcctaattataaatatacataaaaattcggttttcagcaaaaaaccgatgaacgcactgatcctgcagccggatctcgtactattaatataatgcctttaaaagtaagtatacatataagtaattattatgcCTGTTTAGAAACAATTATCAAAggcttaattattatttcacttgTTAGGCATTTCACAATTTGCTACATAAttccattgagataatattaatatggagcagacaccacgaacaaaatctgtgcgccaagcgcggcggctctgggcgcgcgaatgacggctagacagtcatagattatgcgatgtcactgactcaccgctatagaggcgacactttgttttattctgtctattttattgggtgccactccttacatgcacgttgacttgaaattttctttgtacttacttaatatttattttaggtataaactgactttactacgcggggctaacaatatctggcatataatataggatgatgtaaatagtgacgttttaggttcagtcagggctatgggaagttttattccttacaaattgagccttttttagaaaaaaaataatttttccctttcttcacggcccagacatggaaaccttgaatagaaaaaatattaattacttatctctgaactagcggtccgccccggcttcgcccgtggcacatatttcgcaataaaaagtagcctatgttctttctcagggtcttaagattgtctgtgccaaagaagaatgcccatgaaagtatggaccacagtacagtgttgcgtcaatgccagagtggttttggagggttcttcgatattcaaaagatttttaccaattgatttttttgtgataaaaacaggggttttcaagatattgagaaaaatgtgaaataacctcaaaacttaaataaccccgatttagttaggtttatgtgtgatttaggtaacattttatcgtccaaaggttatttttcgattaacatatattttaatctatgcgtagagcttatgctttcagacaaagtctatctgttcatcggctagtgtaggtaggcaccagaaatcttccgggacggatttcaagaaaacctaaatatatacttaaaaaatgccaattgagtttttattcggtttacatgttgttgttgttgtttgaatcattttttcactacatattcgaagaaagaaacaaataagaaataactggttacctaccaagctatgtcataataatatttttttatatatatatacatatttatattattttacttcactatctttgttaaaacaacctacagtgtataaacaataccttaaagagtgattttatgttaattgattttttttgtaattcaatgaaaacaataatcgatattaatacatttagctatttaccatagtaaatgtaataagttaccgcttggttaccgtggtaaccggtaatggacactaaatctataataacggatctaaacaattacatgtcttattagattttacaaaacattccctgttcaaaatatattttccgatggtaagaaggcctctaaattgccgagattttttttaatagtattgttgtcttgatgcatgagaaaaaccagtaccaaaaatgggcattctcctttcatcaaaatcggtccagtagtttatgagcctattaattacaatcaaacaaacaaacaaagttttcctctttataatattagtgcagataaataaataataattcaattatacgttcaagtcagtagcttatacaatatcaattaaaaacttgattaaaatcaattaacaaataaaattggtgattgagtaattgattttcatatttcatgatttcaccttttttcaattaacaaccagtctatgcttttctaaatatgtaaaattattattttatactataaaaatatacgccagcaattattactaacaacacttatttcatgcccaatgtcatatcttaaatttttaatctatgacaaaatgtcgcccgccaaaaattttgctctaactaagttttaaaaattattatctagttaatagactgatgaaaagttattcctttgcacttttccgtattctttgtattatttgtgcaatatcgtaacacacacgtaggcatatttgatgcgtttcactttaaaacaaataaaaaatgagcgtgacgttcgcgccaatgagcgagaaagcgactgagtgcagttacgccacatgacgtatgttgagtggaacataagtgatgtaggcggtatcgtctccatattaatattatctcaatgcatAATTCACATATCTATCCATCTCTCATTAAACACGTGAATTTGCATGAAACTAGTGGGTCAATGTTGTTAAAAATGaaggttaaaatttatttattaagtacatGGGAACGTTTAGTATCTATGAGATGTTCTTTCAGGATGTCCAAGCCTTCGCCAGTTAACGGAGATGCTTCTAGCAAAACGGGTGGGTTTGGTAGTTCACTGCTTAATCTTGCAAACTGTAACATCAGTAAGGCTTCATTCCTCATCTGGCGATATGCTGCATCCATCTTGCTTAAAACTAAAATGAACTAGAAGAAAAATTAAttggataataatatattattctttaaGAGAGAAAAACTATTTGACCTAAATGAATTCATCATTAcgtaacaaatatatattaaaagagCTCATTacaaaacattacaaaatcCGCAAGTGAATATTGtgacataaataaatagataataatccatactaatattataaatgcgaaagtaactctgtctgtctgtctgtctgttactcaatcacgcctaaactactgaaccaatttacatgaaatttggtatggagatattttgatacccgagaaaggacataggctactttttatcccgggaaaatgacgcaatcccggaaatcccacgggaacgggaactatgcgggtttttctctgacaacgcgggcgaagccgcgggcggaaagctagtatgtaataaaaagtgCAAGGAGCCACATccgaataatttaaatactctAGTGACCAGtcattaataacattattaacatTAGGTACATGCAGTGTATAGCAAACTAAAATAactactgaaaaaaaaacaacattaaatataaacaattctTATGCGTGTCGCACTACTTctgacaataatattttacgaaaATATCATTAACTTCATGAGTCAAAGCGAAGTCAGATGTCCTTATGGCAAATAGGGTCCCAAATTAGggtcatataatataaattatgcaaTCTAGCAGGTGCTAGGTACCTTTGTTCTTCGAAGTTTTGGTTCAGCTACCAGTGTGTAGAACATGACAGCTGCGGCTGATATTTGGCATAAATTCGACGTATCTACCACAAATATTACCTAAAATAATGGGATTtgtttagataatattattatattggaCGCTAGCGGTGTTtcctctccataagaacctcTCGGctctcaataaaaaattaacgaaatcgggtgtatttaatatttattcatgatACCTTTTCAATACCGTCCAAATAACTGTTCCATAATTGAGCCATTTCGCCTCCAATCTCGCGTATAGTCAATAACTGCTTCTTACCATGTTTATTTAGGTAATGTAGATCGTAAATATTAGTCCCCATGGTGGGTACGGGGCTGTAAGTATAGTCTATACCTTCAGCATCTTGTAGTTTCTTCAGCAAAGTTGTTTTTCCAGACCCTTTCGGTCCGAGGCATAGaacagttattttattttctggaTCATCCATCGTAAGGAGGAATTgctgtaatttttattttgtgcaaGCCTAAAAAGTTTTATCAATGCGCCATAGAAACGCTTTGTTCGTCCACTCGCCAATAGATGGCGTTGGAACAAAATCTGCTACTAGCAGAAAAAAATCATACCAATCAACCaaaagattaattattataattactatactatagtcaatttttaattaatgcatttttaatttaataaacaacctACAAATCATGAAAAGCGGTTACGAAACCGAATTGAAATGGAAGGTGCATACTATGATAAtagaaagttttaaaaaacacgcacgccacaattatttattctaaaaacaCTTAGCTAACTAAATAACCAGCgatttatgttgttttattattatttaagataaTAGCTTATGTAATGTGGCTATTTGCCAGTACGATGTCATAGCTTTCATTTTCATAGGTTCTTCCCTGTGGTTCTTCCTTCCTCCATCCTTCTCTAAGATGacgatattaattataaaaaatgaatttcgTTTACGCCCAAAAGTGTAACAAACATATAAACTCGCCCATTATGACTAGACTGTTTACTTagaattatttacatacatatattaaacgTATAAAATGAACAAAGAGTTCAGAACAAAAGAGACGTCTTctaatcattaattattagattCATACACAGAAGTTGCAACAAAAACGACCTcgaagtatttttaaaaggtCTTCTTTCTTCACTTCTTTGTGCACTCCGCAAATCGCAATGTTTAccatagataattattattaatctacAAAATTCAGGGTagagaatataattattacatatttttttgaagttttcAGAGGTCTCTAAATAGATTTCACATTATAGACatttatctaaaaaatattggtataatatttcattaaggACAAACAAATCTCTTAATATCCCTATTCTGCGGCGGAACGTCAAACGACATGCAACACTGATCAAAAAggcgatgtaataaaagttttacttttacaaaaagGCTAACTAGGCTAGGCTAACTTTACGTTTGCATATTTACGCAACGTCGACTCATCATCGCCATCTTGGTGCACTACATTTTTGTAAAACTCTTGTTCTGGTGTTCTGGCAGCACAATCTACCGCGGCGACTCAAAGCAGTTCAAGCGTAAGACACCTCGGATTGTACACGAAAAACTTATTCATTGACTGTCCGAAATGATTAACTCAATATATCGCCCACGAGCATAGCCTCAAGTAATAaaacctgtataaaagtaataaaaagttCACCATGACTACAACCTTGCGTGCGAGTTGACAGCATTCACCGTGTGTCCATAGTGCTGTGGCCTTAAACTTGCCTTACGTAACTTAGCCTAATGCTCTTTAAGATGCGCTAGTGATGTGTGCTGTCGATGAAATTTTGAGCACCTGGCGGAAG contains the following coding sequences:
- the LOC123705633 gene encoding zinc finger protein 501-like, giving the protein METSNLCRGCMKEVEVSEDVNTDKNTLDMFCYCTNITITEDDILPKQFCHDCELSIQSSYSFIKRAQHVNITLRNISLRQSASVIVIPNKTKDIQNEILLHENRVQDSLSIIESCNEIDTNEYKIEGVEKEISTNELEFIESDIKSETKNTCPECKKTFISIAWFNKHMENECSGRNFECKICNKKFPKKSKLVEHTTIHSEQRQYVCNTCGRQFQRRKQLTSHLISHSSERPYTCEKCSKSFKLKRILIGHMKIHDDVKQYLCSFCGWSTSQANNLQVHQRSHTGAKPFACECGFRTATRSSLRRHRLRHSQRRAHACSHCGKAFYDVSALARHRRTHTGELPYACTRCARAFADSWKRKNHLMRAHGLGLSDIPRMRKDGQQY
- the LOC123705634 gene encoding ADP-ribosylation factor-like protein 16; this translates as MDDPENKITVLCLGPKGSGKTTLLKKLQDAEGIDYTYSPVPTMGTNIYDLHYLNKHGKKQLLTIREIGGEMAQLWNSYLDGIEKVIFVVDTSNLCQISAAAVMFYTLVAEPKLRRTKFILVLSKMDAAYRQMRNEALLMLQFARLSSELPNPPVLLEASPLTGEGLDILKEHLIDTKRSHVLNK